The DNA window AACCCGAACTGAATAAATAACTAAATTTATGAAGCTATGAAACACACAAAATTAATCACTgcccaaatatttaaaataaataacagtCAAAACAATAATCAATTTATAAGATAATGACGTACATCGGTCAACTAATCCACATCCGTGTCACACGGAACCCTCTGAAACCCATTCGAACTGGAGAACGGCACCCTCAACGATTCACAAAGAACCTTAAGCTTGCGATGAATCTTGAAAACCCCAATCTTCAATCTGATTTTAGCCCTGATTTTTACGTTCAAGTCCGCATCACCCGAGGCCTGATCCACTTTCAAATCCCGGGCCACGGCCCCATAAAGCTTCTCGTTTTTAGCCGCCAAATCTAAGTCCAAATGGGTCACATTTCTCCTTGGCTGATAGAATGGAGCAACAGTACCGACCGACAGAATCTGATCCTCGTACAACACGGACACGTCGATCCTGTCGTAATATAACGAGACCCTTTTGT is part of the Primulina eburnea isolate SZY01 chromosome 1, ASM2296580v1, whole genome shotgun sequence genome and encodes:
- the LOC140813153 gene encoding NDR1/HIN1-like protein 10, with translation MAAPQPQQPPRAPVGRPQHSWLLRCIALTALASIAFTVLVVIIIWVSIQPRKLKYSMEHSSIGAYNQTKDILNAKFHFVLRAHNPNKRVSLYYDRIDVSVLYEDQILSVGTVAPFYQPRRNVTHLDLDLAAKNEKLYGAVARDLKVDQASGDADLNVKIRAKIRLKIGVFKIHRKLKVLCESLRVPFSSSNGFQRVPCDTDVD